CCCATACAGGGAATGGACAGGTCGATGCCGAGCGCTACTGCCGGTGATATCACGATTATCAAGTTCGGCATGGGTAGTGCCAATGCAGCCACAGTCATGGATCTGCTCGGGGCTGTTTCACCACTGGCATGCCTTTTCCTGGGTAAATGTGGCGGACTGAAAAAGAAAAATCAGCTGGGAGACCTCATTCTTCCTATTGCAGCTATTCGTGGTGAAGGTACATCCAATGATTACTTTCCGCCTGAGGTGCCCGCTCTTCCTGCCTTCAGCCTGCAAAAAGCCATTTCAACAACCATCCGCGAGTATCAGCATGACTACTGGACAGGAACAGTGTACACGACAAACCGCAGGGTGTGGGAACATGATGACGCCTTCAAAAAACAACTGCGGAAAACCCGATGCATGGCCATCGACCTGGAAACAGCCACGATCTTCATCGTGGGTTTCGCCAATGAAATCCCCACTGGCGCCCTGCTCCTCGTCTCTGATCAACCCATGATATCATCAGGTATCAAAACGGAAAAAAGCGATATGCATGTATCAGAAAATTTTGTCGAACTGCACCTGAAAATCGGTGTGGATTCTTTAAGACAACTGATAAATAACGGGATGACGGTGAAGCATTTGAGATTTTAATATGTCTGATATAGGCCTGGTGGCAGGTCTCAGGTGGCAGGTTTCAGGTGGCAAGTTGCAGGTTTTTATATATTTTAGCGTCTTTAAGTGACCTGAGACCCGTAACCTGAGACCCGTGACCTGGAACCCGTGACCTGGAACCTGAAACCTGGAACCTGGAACCTGAAACTTGAAACCCAAATAGAACCATGTCCCAATGAACTTTCCCCAAATAATGACCGATCTGAATAAAAAGATCTACCACCCGGTATATTTTTTATGCGGCGAGGAGCCTTATTTCATTGACCAAATCTCGGATTATATCGAAGAACATGTTCTGGCAGAGGACGAAAAGGCATTCAACCAAACCATCCTGTATGGCCACGACAACGATGCGGAGAGTATCATATCCATAGCTAAAAGATATCCGATGATGGCCAGCCACCAGGTGGTGATCGTCAAAGAAGCCCAGGATATACGTAAAGTTGAAGACCTCCAGTCCTATATTGAAAATCCTTTGAAATCAACTGTTCTTGTCATCTGTTATAAATACAGGAAGATCGATAAACGGCGGAGTTTATTCAAAGCGGTGGAAAAGAACGGGATCTTTTTTGAATCCTTCAGGCTCTATGAAGATAAAATACCTGACTGGATCCGTGCGTACCTGCAGCAAAAAGGTTTCACCATTACGCCAAAAGCAGCCATATTGTTAACCGAATACCTCGGCACTGACCTTACCCGGATTGTAAATGAACTGGAAAAACTTCTGATCAACATACCGGCGCCGACACAGATCACCGAAGACCATATCGAACAACATATTGGCATCAGCAAAGACTACAATGTTTTTGAACTGCAGAAGGCACTGGGCAACAAAAATATCTTAAAAGCCAACCAGATCATCAATTATTTTGCAGCCAATGAAAAAGATAATCCGCTGGTCAAAGTGGTATCCATTCTGTACGGTTTCTTTATCAAGGTTCTGATGTATCATCACCTGGCCGACAAATCAAAGAATGCTGTGGCGACAGCGCTGTCGGTCAATCCCTTTTTTGTACAGGATTACTCCAATGCGGCACAAAACTATTCCCCTGCTAAAATAACGACAGTCATCTCCCTCTTGAGGGAATATGATCTTAAATCAAAGGGAGTTGATAATGTGACTACCCCGGATGGCGGTCTTCTGAAAGAGCTGGTTTACAAGATATTGCACTAGCGTCATTCGCCGGCTGATGCATACATCCTTTCGATCAGATCCCTGTATTTTCCCTCCAGGTAATTCCGGCGCAATTTGAGTGTAGGTGAAAGATCGCCATCTTCTACTGTCCATGGTTTATCGAGCAATTCAAATTTTTTGACCTGCTCAGTCTTGTCAAGCTTTTCATTGGTTTCATCCACTTCGCGTTGTATCCTGGCAATGATACGTTGATTATGAATGGCATCGCTGTCGGTGGTGTATGTTATCTCCTTAACACGGCACCAGGAGCGGAGATGTTCAAAATTCGGAATGAGAATGGCTGAGGTAAAGTGGCGGTTCTCACCAATGACAAGGACATTCTCAATAAATGGCGATTCCTTGAATTTATTTTCTACAACCTGCGGAGCGACATACTTACCACCGGATGTCTTGTACATTTCTTTCTTCCTGTCGGTAATTTTCAGGTATCTACCATCTTCAAAGGCACCGATATCACCGGTGTGAAACCATCCGTCAGTGTCAATCACCTTTTTAGTTTCATCAGGATGTTTAAAATAGCCCAGCATGATATTGGGCCCTTTGCAGAGGATTTCGCCGTCGAAGGCAATTCTGACCTCGACGCCGGGAAGGGGATACCCGACAGTGCCGAACTTCACACCATCAGGTTTAAAGTTCGAAACCGCAATAACTGGCGATGTTTCGGTGAGACCATAGCCTTCCATCACCTTAATTCCGGCAGCACGGAATACTTTGGCCAGACGCATCTGCAGTGTGGCGCCGCCCGAAACGATAGTGTCCAGCTTCCCTCCCAAGCCCTGGCGCCACTTGGAAAAGACCAGACGGTCGGCTATTTTCAATTTAAAATGATACCACCAGCCATTGGCATTATTCAGCTCATATTTATAACCGAGATTAACAGCCCAGAAGAAGATTAATCTCTTCAAGCCTTTCAGGTCCCTGCCTTTTGCCATGATCCTGTTAAATGACTTCTCGATGACCCTGGGCACGGCACAGAAAATTTCAGGGTGTACCTCGCGGATATAATCGCCCAGCTTATCGATACTTTCGGCATAGTGGATGGTTATGCCATTATTCTGGTACATATAATTGAGTATGCGTTCATACACATGGCAAAGTGGCAGAAAACTCAGCGCATGATCCACCATGTTGTCTTTCAAAATCTCTGACAGCGCCAGGAAGTTGGTGATAAAATTCCAGTGTGAGAGCATTACTCCTTTAGGCCGCCCTGTTGTTCCGGAAGTATAAATGATGGTAGCCAGGTCACCGGGGAGGATACCTTGTTTTATCTGCTTAAGTAAGGCATAGTCTTCTTCCGTTCCGGTGGTGAGTAATTCCTTCCAGTTCCTCAGACCATCGATCGCATCAATAGAGTACACGTCTTTTAATGTCGGAACATCTTTCAACACCCCTTGTATCCTGCTGTAAATATCCATGTTGGAAACGACGATCAGTTTGACTTCTGCCTCGTTGAAAATATATTTGAAATTGTCGGCGCTGATGGTCGGGTAAACAGGCACCTGTATAGCTCCGATCTGCATGAGCCCCATATCGAAGAAATTCCAGAAAGGACTGTTATTAAGGATGGTGGCTACGGTGTCGCCTTTCTTTATCCCCAGCGAAAGCAAACCTGTGCTCACCTGGTCGACAATTGACACGTAATCGGATGCGGAAAACTTTTTCCATTCTCCATTTTCCTTGTGCAACAGAGCATCTGTCTTGCCGATATACTGTTGCCGGTATTGATCCAGCAGATCAAAAATTCGCGTCATGTTGGTCATAGATGATATTTTGGGTGATGATGAGATTAAAGGTCGTCTGAAATATTGAATATCCTGGCAATGATATCTTTATATTTTTCACAGATCAGCTCTCTTTTTAACTTAAGATTAGCTGTGAGG
This DNA window, taken from Bacteroidota bacterium, encodes the following:
- a CDS encoding AMP nucleosidase; its protein translation is MKTKEDIVKNWLPRYTATKLEEFGKYIILVNFSQYLELFAEWYNVPIQGMDRSMPSATAGDITIIKFGMGSANAATVMDLLGAVSPLACLFLGKCGGLKKKNQLGDLILPIAAIRGEGTSNDYFPPEVPALPAFSLQKAISTTIREYQHDYWTGTVYTTNRRVWEHDDAFKKQLRKTRCMAIDLETATIFIVGFANEIPTGALLLVSDQPMISSGIKTEKSDMHVSENFVELHLKIGVDSLRQLINNGMTVKHLRF
- the holA gene encoding DNA polymerase III subunit delta produces the protein MNFPQIMTDLNKKIYHPVYFLCGEEPYFIDQISDYIEEHVLAEDEKAFNQTILYGHDNDAESIISIAKRYPMMASHQVVIVKEAQDIRKVEDLQSYIENPLKSTVLVICYKYRKIDKRRSLFKAVEKNGIFFESFRLYEDKIPDWIRAYLQQKGFTITPKAAILLTEYLGTDLTRIVNELEKLLINIPAPTQITEDHIEQHIGISKDYNVFELQKALGNKNILKANQIINYFAANEKDNPLVKVVSILYGFFIKVLMYHHLADKSKNAVATALSVNPFFVQDYSNAAQNYSPAKITTVISLLREYDLKSKGVDNVTTPDGGLLKELVYKILH
- a CDS encoding long-chain fatty acid--CoA ligase, whose translation is MTNMTRIFDLLDQYRQQYIGKTDALLHKENGEWKKFSASDYVSIVDQVSTGLLSLGIKKGDTVATILNNSPFWNFFDMGLMQIGAIQVPVYPTISADNFKYIFNEAEVKLIVVSNMDIYSRIQGVLKDVPTLKDVYSIDAIDGLRNWKELLTTGTEEDYALLKQIKQGILPGDLATIIYTSGTTGRPKGVMLSHWNFITNFLALSEILKDNMVDHALSFLPLCHVYERILNYMYQNNGITIHYAESIDKLGDYIREVHPEIFCAVPRVIEKSFNRIMAKGRDLKGLKRLIFFWAVNLGYKYELNNANGWWYHFKLKIADRLVFSKWRQGLGGKLDTIVSGGATLQMRLAKVFRAAGIKVMEGYGLTETSPVIAVSNFKPDGVKFGTVGYPLPGVEVRIAFDGEILCKGPNIMLGYFKHPDETKKVIDTDGWFHTGDIGAFEDGRYLKITDRKKEMYKTSGGKYVAPQVVENKFKESPFIENVLVIGENRHFTSAILIPNFEHLRSWCRVKEITYTTDSDAIHNQRIIARIQREVDETNEKLDKTEQVKKFELLDKPWTVEDGDLSPTLKLRRNYLEGKYRDLIERMYASAGE